CACTGACCTGGTCCCGTCTACGGCCGTCCtacccaaaatgctgagcatcttctggttcaattccagggagatcaatttcagtgcctgcctcacccagatgtacttcattcTCAGCTTTTCTGTGATACAGTCTGGGATCCTCGTGGCCATGGCTTTTGATCGCTATGTGGCCATCTgcgatcccctgagacattccaccaccCTGACAAACCCTGTGGTGGCCAAAATTGGCCTGGTTGTGGTGCTGCGTGGCATCATGCTCGTATTGCCCTACCCCTTCCTGGTGAGGaagtggccatattgcagaaccaacatcattcCCTACACATTCTGCAAGCACATAgctgtggtgaagctggcctgcgcAGATATCCGCATCAGTAGTTACTACAGCCTCTCTGTGGCATTCTTGGTGACTGGTGTGGATGTGTTTTGTATCGCTGTGTCCTATatccagatcctcagggccatcttcagcctcccaacAAAGGATGCCCGCCTCAAGACTTTTGGGACCTGCggctcccacctctgtgtcaTCTTAGCCTCTTACACCCCACATCTCTTCTCTGCCCTCACGCAACGGTTtgggcacaatgtggccctgcatTTCCAGGTTCTCATGTCCAACATGtacctcctggtgccccccatgctaaaccccatcatctatggGGCGAAGACTCAGGAGATCCGGGAtaggctgctccagctctttactCAGAAAGGGACCTAAAGTTTTCTCCTGATGCTCTGGTTCTCAGACCACACTCCATTCAGAGGTAGCTGGTGATATAGTGCTGGGCCCTCCTCCCTGAATCACTGACTGGCCAGTCAAAGAGATATTAAATCTTTTCCTCATCTTACTGTGCTGTTTCAGCGTGACAAACTGGGGAATCTGTCTATGTGCAACtcatagggttgccacctttctaattgctggtaactggaAGCCTAAGGCCTCACCGCTCTacgctgcctcttcccccaggctccacccctgctctacctctTCCCCTCAAGGCCCCTCCTgcaactctttcctctcctccccctgtcaCTAAACATTGATATCTCCTTGGGCTGTACATGcgatcattgtatgtgaagttatgaaattgtgctatgtgtgtgttattAAAGTTCAGGCTTGTTTCAGGCTTGATGGGACTACGGCTGATTGAAACCAAtgaagtctctggagtacaaagATCCCATCCTGGATGGGttgttcagtcctttgttcagagcttcagtttcaagcacagttcctccagagggcagaagcaggattgaagacaaaatggaggggattCCAGGGCTTTTCATATCCTCTGCATGTGGAAGGatacccctttgttcttactgtggaaaatcacagcagaaaGGTGGagcttggagtcacatgggcgagtcacatgtccatgcatgactcagtttgcaagcggcagccattgctcacatgctatcttgaacgttcccaggaaggctcctcagatgtggattggagtctcccaagctcccttgtcagttaagtgtttcttcattgggcacttactcagaatagtcctttcttgagaagctgaccaaatgcttcacggatgctacttagaatcaaacacattgagatataagtatatagccaatattcgtaacttcaaatacaaaaatgatacacacatacagacagcataatcataaccagctaATTACAGCCTTTTTATAGAAACCTTACTCAAcctactttgtacaagatttggtgccactataggACCTTGCTTGCAACTATGATCTATATGATCACAGTTCACATCAATAACATCACTCCCCTTCAGGAAGGATCTCAATTTCAGGCAATCTTTGGGGTCTTGGTATGCCAGGGTCTGATGAGTTAAGGAAGTAAGAGGGATTTATATGTTGGCCAGCCCTCTGCAGAGCTAGGTCCCAACCCCAGGGTTATGCCCATGAAAATAatccacacccccccacacacacacaccttgcactTTCCCTGTgatccccactcccagcactgggagcttcccctctccctttcctaGAGGGTTGtgatctgtgctctctgggcTAAGAGGTGTGTCTCTTCACAGCTGCTTTCTGTGTTTTCCCAACCCTGGgaatttcctcctcccctctgtcagttgggtcaTTAGCATTTCCACAGACAACCATCGATTCAGTTGGACCTGCATCCTGTCTTCAAGAGAGAGAGTTAGTTTTCACAACCACGTCAGGAACAAAGTCCTGAAAAATTGTGACCTGGATTGGAATACCCTGCGTCACCCCTCTCTCTATCCCCGAGAGGTAAGTTGTATGATGGCTCTCGTCCGGCAGGTCAGTTACACTGTTCCCTCTCGAAGCCTGAGCCACAGGTTGGGTGCCTGGGTGCACAAATGCTGAATCATCCATTCTGTCCTGAGCATCCTCCCCCATGTGATCAGTGAGCAGACATTCCTGTTCTCCCACTATTCctcccccagtttcctcctcaTGGCCCCCTCTAGGACACCTACCGCTATGCTCTTTAGAGTGGGAACTATCCCCTGGTCAGCTGTGAAGGGCTCACAGCTAGCAGCCTGGACAGTTGTCTCAGTGGCAGGCTCCACACACCCCTTTCTTCCTGAGGTGGTGTTGCCTCCTGCTGCAGTGTTAAAGGAACCCACACCCACCTCCTCAGtggtttctatgattctatctcccTCCTCTAGGctcccctctggaacacatcttCCTATGCTCCCTTAGATTTGGTTTGGCCCGTGTTTGGCAGCACCATGGACTTTTTTCTCCCTGAGGCACCGCTACCTTcagctgaagggcaggagctggtctcaaccacccccacccctggaaacatgcagcttcctcctcctgcagaggaatcaaggagactctgtctctttctttcagcAGTTCCTGGGACTTTCCCCTTTTCCTCTGAGGTCCCAGCAGAACGCTCCTTCTTGCTGCGTGCGGACACTTTAACAGCCTGAGCTacatggaagaaatcattgccaatTAGCATATCAATAGGGGTATCGTCTACTACCCCCACTGATAATACAGCTTCCAAACATTTGGTTTCGATGTGCACTTTAGCCAAAGGCACAAGGATTTTGTAACCATCAAACAATAAAAGCCCTGCCATCTGTCCTGTCAGTATGTCACCTTGTTGTACTATAGTCCTCCTAACTACCAAAATTTCTGCCCCTGTATCTTCCCACCCATGATGTTCCCTGCCATTCAGTGCTTCATGCCTAGTTGTACAAAGGCTAATTTTACAAACCTAGTATGATAAGTGACAGTGCCTGAGGGGCTTCTGTGCTCTGAATAGCAGCATTCGCCTGGGCTACCTGCTGCCTGCTTTCTTTGAGtacagggcatttattcctcaggtgatcagtggaattacaatgATAGCACCTCCTGGACTCTTCCATTTTCACAGGAGATTCGGGTTGGAGATTAGAAGAATGGGGTAAAATGGGACCATGCTTCCCACCAAGTGTAAACCCTCCATCTGTAGTTTATTCACAATAGATGCTTGTGTCTGTTCAAAGTCATCAGCTAGAGAAGCCATCTCATCCACAGTTTTCACCTTTTTGTCCCATAGACACTGTTTCACATCATCTTTACCTGTGTTTAAGAAGTGCTCCTAACCAACCAGCTAGGTCAAACATTCCTTCAAATCTTGTAACAGCTGTGCCCCTTACCCACTTTCCCATAatatctttaattttttaaacatattcCATGTTGCATACCAGCACCCCcttaagattcctaaatttcACTCTATATCTTTCAGGGGAAAATCTGAAATTGTTTCAAAACCAGTTCTTTGAATTTACAATAATCTAAAGCATCATCAGTTGGCATTTTATTGACTATATCCAGAGCTTTACCAGATAAATTAGCAACTAAAGTGGGCATCTTCTGGGCATCAGGAATCTTATGTATCACACAGAGACTCTCAAAGATATTCACCAATATCCCCTGCCTCGTTGTATGCAGGACACAGTTGTTCCCATTTGAGGATTTTTGGAGAGGTGGGAATCAGTGGAGTGGAAAGGTTCTAGTTCAGCTTTTCCAGCAAGTCCAATTGGtaattctgctctctctctctttcttctcactTTCTTGTTGCTTTAGTTCCATAGCCTTTCTGTGTTCAGTCTCCTCTCTGGCAGCCTCTGCCGGCTTTAGCTGCAAAATTCTCctatgttctttttctttttctactgCCTGCAATCTGAATAGCTCCAATTTCACAATCATTTCTCAGTTTTCGCTCATCTTGCTGCTTTTCTGTTCCTACTTCCATttcccaaaataagcaaacagaaaataacaaactggtCACCTCTTTGACTGATCTCCAACTACCCCACTCAAAATCTCACTTAAAATTTCTACACCAGTGTATGAAGTGCAAATCTCACTCAGAACAAGGGTTGCATTTCAACCTGCTCACTGTGCCAGTCTTCCCCGGAGTACAACACAgaattggggtaccactgagccctcttgCACACTAATCTGAGTCCCCTTTCACACTGTGATTATGTGACAAGCTACAGACCCCTCCAACTCCTCCACTCACACAAacattcacaggcagggacacacccagctgaatTACATGAATGCTTTCGCCAGCcattcatgaaccaacaatagagaggctccaaccagttccccccagctccccagcttaGGACCTCAGAGCGGTACCGTCTTGCcttggtcagaagcctgaccagtgaaAGTTTATTATGCAGTCCACCCAgtctcaatgtggagaggacaatgcaccagcccctcttcttgagcagatttcccttttgcatttcaaacaacacactgttttaggtaaaaaacataaaaccaatttattaactacagaaatatagattttaagtgattttaactaataagtgtacagatcaaagtagattaccaaagaaataaaggaaaatccCAATCTGAGTTCTAGAaactagacaggtttcagagtaacagccgtgttagtctgtattcgcaaaaagaaaaggagtccttgtgccaccttagagactaaccaatttatttgagcatgagctttcgtgagctacagctcacttcatgagatgcataccgtggaaactgcagcagactttatatatacacagagaatatgaaacaatacctcctcccaccccactacataccacacagactatgctgacagcttgtgccacacgctctcaaagaaactgcggaatcacctgatcaacatcctctacagcaaacagggaaagattaagaatgagctctcaaaaatggatactctcataaaaaaccaaccttccacacaaacttcctcgtggctggattttactaaaactagacaagccatttacaacgcacactttgcttctctacaaaagaaaaaggacactaaactttctaaactactacatgctacaaggggccacagcaatggttccctcaacccacctagcaatattgttaacctatccaactatactctcagcccagcagaagcagctgttctatctcggggcctctccttctgcccctccacccccacgaacatgatacagttctgtggtgacctagaatcctattttcgacgtctccgactcaaggaatatttccaaaatacctctgaacaacatactaatccacagaggtctccctaccaacactacagaaagaaggattctaggtggactcctcctgaaggtcgaaacagcagactggacttctacatagagtgcttccgccgacgtgcacgggctgaaattgtggaaaagcagcatcacttgccccataacctcagccatgcagaaggcaatgccatccacagcctcagaaacaactctgacatcataatcaaaaaggctgacaaaggaggtgctgttgtcatcatgaataggtcggaatatgaacaagaggctgctcggcagctctccaacacgagcttctacaagccattaccctatgatcccactgagagttaccaaaagcagctacagcatttgctcaagaaacttcctgaaaaagcacaagatcaaatccgcacagacacacccctggaaccccgacctgggatattctatctactacccaagatccataaacctggaaatcctgggcaccccatcatctcaggcattggcaccctgacagcaggattgtctggctatgtagactccctcctcaggccctatgctaccagcactcccagctaccttcgagacaccactgacttcctgaggaaacttcaatccatcagtgatcttcctgataacaccatcctggccactatggatgtagaagccctctacaccaacattccacacaaagatggactacaagccgtcaggaacactatccccgataatgtcacggctaacctggtggctgaactttgtgactttgtccttacccataactctttcacatttggggacaatgtataccttcagatcagcggcactgctatgggtacccgcatggccccacagtatgccaacatttttatggctgatttagaacaacgcttcctcagctctcgtcccctaaagcccctactctacttgcgctatattgatgacatcttcatcctctggacccatggaaaagaagcccttgaagaattccaccatgatttcaacaatttccatcccaccaccaacctcagcctggtccagtccacacaagagatccacttcctggacactacagtgctaataaacaatggtcacataaacaccactctataccggaaacctactgaccgctattcctacctgcatgcctccagctttcaccctgaccacaccacacgatccatcgtctacagccaagctctgcgatacaaccgcatttgctccaacccctcagacagagacaaacacctacaagatctctgtcaagctttcttacaactacaatacccacctgcggaagtaaagaaacagattgatagagccagaagagttcccagaagttacctactacaggacaggcctaacaaagaaaataacagaactccactagccgtcaccttcagcccccaactaaaacccctccaacgcattattaaggatctacaacctatcctaaaggatgacccaacactctcacaaatcttgggagacaggccagtccttgcctacagacagccccgcaacctgaagcaaatactcaccaacaaccacataccacacaacagaaccactaacccaggaacttatccttgcaacaaagcccgttgccaattgtgcccacatatctattcaggggacaccatcacagggcctaataacatcagccacactatcagaggctcgttcacctgcacatccaccaatgtgatttatgccatcatgtgccagcaatgcccctctgccatgtacattggtcaaactggacagtctctacgtaaaagaataaatggacacaaatcagatgtcaagaattataacattcataaaccagtcggagaacacttcaatctctctggtcacgcaatcacagacatgaaggtcgctatcttaaaacaaagaaacttcaaatccagactccagcgagaaactgctgaattggaattcatttgcaaattggatactattaatttaggcttaaatagagactgggagtggctaagtcattatgcaaggtagcctatttcctcttgttttttcctaccccccccccccagatgttctggtttaacttggttttaaacttggagagtggtcagtttggatgagctattaccagcaggagagtgagtctgtgtgtgtatgggggtgggtttttggaggggggtgagggagtgagagaacctggatttgtgcagaaaatggcctaacttcattatcatgcacattgtgtaaagagttgtcactttggatgggctatcaccagcaggagagtgaatttgtgtgtgggggtggagggtgagaaaacctggatttgtgctggaaatggcctaacctgttgctcactttagataagctattaccagcaggacagtggggtgggaggaggtattgtttcatattctctgtgtatatataaagtctgctgcagtttccacggtatgcatctgatgaagtgagctgtagctcacgaaagctcatgctcaaataaattggttagtctctaaggtgccacaaggactccttttctttttagaaactaGACAGTGTTTGAATCAAGCAGTATCTCACCCTGATGGTACAAACAGTTCACCAATCTTCTATACACATGCCAGGATTTCTCCTTTCCAGCTTGGGACCAACTCCccagttaaaatattttccctctAGCTGTGTTTtgaggtgttgagttgtggggggagtgaggccaagtgatgacATCACtttccccttttatagcttctgccaggTGCAGGGAACTTCTGCCAGATGCACAGTTAGTGGGAAAGTAcaagcacaagatggagtccggtgagctggtcacatgcccttgcatgcttaaGTGAGCTATAGCAGgggccattacccatattctggctaCAGCGTCTACAGGAAAGTCCATCTggtggggataagcttctcccATGGCCCTTTGTGCTCACtgatgggccatcaacttgaatagtccattcacaaaGTAAATgggactggatgtaaactacctgGATGTAAACTACATCACCTGATGTGTAAACTATACACATCAGCTCGTGTGTAAACAAAAGGGCGGACGGTGCTTGGGGGATAAACAGATGGCTGCCAAAAAAttccaggccagggtcgctgtaaaaaatgtaaaaagggctaaagaggtaatgagggaaaaaacccaaaaagagatgccccctaccagaggctctcaaactggtatgtctgaaaatggggaggcgaaatcagactctggtttagaaaattccccagagtgCTCTCTAGACGGAGTCCCATCTACTCCCAATGACCCTCACGGAGGCGTctcagagtctgactctcaaTTAGTATCGGATGTAGAAGATGCCACTGATGGTtccgtagaggaacccccaagtaaccctgaaaatgcagaggtgtatatggagagagtgagaagttggcaacgtgaattacccagatttggggggtcggtgtattgtgaggagTTTCGTTTTGTTcatcttgagcaaataaattcagctcaacaggctgttgaagccatacacagagggATA
The Eretmochelys imbricata isolate rEreImb1 chromosome 1, rEreImb1.hap1, whole genome shotgun sequence DNA segment above includes these coding regions:
- the LOC144279812 gene encoding olfactory receptor 52R1-like, translated to MQETPFCLSVGHFLSYSMSDSNSTDFNNPSTFILLGIPGLEAAHVWISIPFCAMYAIAILGSFTILFIVKREPSLHGPLYYFLCMLVITDLVPSTAVLPKMLSIFWFNSREINFSACLTQMYFILSFSVIQSGILVAMAFDRYVAICDPLRHSTTLTNPVVAKIGLVVVLRGIMLVLPYPFLVRKWPYCRTNIIPYTFCKHIAVVKLACADIRISSYYSLSVAFLVTGVDVFCIAVSYIQILRAIFSLPTKDARLKTFGTCGSHLCVILASYTPHLFSALTQRFGHNVALHFQVLMSNMYLLVPPMLNPIIYGAKTQEIRDRLLQLFTQKGT